The Erythrobacter aurantius genome includes a window with the following:
- a CDS encoding tryptophan 2,3-dioxygenase, with product MASGVTYSSYLDLEKILAAQHPSSGAHDEMLFIIVHQASELWLKLCLHELTAARECIEADDLRPAFKMLARVARAQQQLIQSWDVLSTMTPHDYSRIRPHLGSSSGFQSAQYRMMEFMLGGRDAKHIRLHRETGDWSQRLEAEMGRASLYDSAIRLLAKRGFAIDPKVTERALNGVYEHDSSVEAAWAEIYRDPKPHWDLYELAEKLVDLEYHFQRWRFGHLKTVERIIGFKKGTGGTPGVPYLAGVLKQAFFPELLSVRTAI from the coding sequence ATGGCTTCAGGCGTAACCTATTCAAGCTATCTCGATCTCGAGAAGATCCTTGCCGCCCAGCATCCCTCGTCGGGCGCGCATGACGAGATGCTCTTTATCATCGTCCATCAGGCGAGCGAGCTTTGGCTCAAGCTGTGCCTGCATGAATTGACCGCGGCTCGGGAGTGCATCGAGGCGGACGATTTGCGACCGGCGTTCAAGATGCTGGCGCGGGTGGCGCGGGCACAGCAGCAGCTGATCCAGAGCTGGGACGTGCTTAGCACCATGACTCCGCACGATTATTCCCGCATTCGCCCGCACCTGGGATCGTCCAGCGGGTTCCAGTCGGCTCAGTACCGGATGATGGAATTCATGCTTGGCGGGCGCGATGCAAAACACATTCGCCTGCACCGTGAAACCGGCGACTGGTCGCAGCGGCTGGAGGCGGAAATGGGCCGTGCAAGCCTCTATGACAGCGCGATCCGGTTGCTCGCAAAGCGTGGTTTCGCAATCGACCCTAAGGTGACTGAAAGGGCACTGAACGGTGTCTACGAACACGATAGCAGCGTCGAAGCCGCCTGGGCGGAGATCTACCGCGATCCCAAACCGCATTGGGATTTGTACGAGCTCGCTGAAAAGCTGGTGGACCTCGAATACCATTTCCAACGCTGGCGGTTCGGCCATCTCAAGACTGTCGAGCGGATCATCGGCTTCAAGAAAGGAACGGGCGGCACACCCGGCGTGCCCTATCTCGCAGGGGTGCTGAAGCAGGCGTTCTTCCCCGAACTCTTGAGCGTCAGGACGGCGATCTGA